Proteins from one Fragaria vesca subsp. vesca linkage group LG6, FraVesHawaii_1.0, whole genome shotgun sequence genomic window:
- the LOC101300268 gene encoding RNA pseudourine synthase 1-like — MSSLLVLQPVNVFVFFNPKTLTSFPKPFNFLRSVTMSDQPSSQNALQISQNYPVPLSPPLPLISKNMELARAMSASSKSSLFTLSRNDVVYEDQWLIVVNKPQGIYCETVLESVPKLLAESGLEGKAPEIHLANRLDRDTSGVMIITKSHKVAAKLVKAFTDHKVSKTYIACCIGSAPKWERITVKSGHGRSKFGAWRVYAASDVGRPLPGGSVVRDMETSFEILSINGQGCFREPSEFRIDDDKILVVEEKAVIIDGDAKKDEILVIARPRSGRTHQIRLHCQYLGISIRGDVKYEGVYEWKGTTYGGHELHAESMSLDHPITGLPILFRAPLPSWANQLIQFEGS, encoded by the exons ATGTCCTCCCTTCTTGTTCTTCAACCCGTCAATGTCTTCGTCTTCTTCAACCCCAAAACCCTCACCAGCTTCCCCAAACCCTTCAATTTCCTCAGGTCAGTTACAATGTCAGACCAACCCAGTTCCCAAAATGCCCTCCAAATCTCACAAAATTACCCGGTGCCACTCTCCCCGCCTCTTCCGTTGATCTCAAAGAACATGGAACTGGCGAGAGCCATGTCGGCCTCTTCCAAATCAAGCCTCTTTACTCTATCGAGAAACGACGTCGTTTACGAGGATCAGTGGCTTATTGTAGTGAACAAGCCTCAGGGGATTTACTGTGAGACTGTGCTGGAATCGGTTCCTAAGCTCCTTGCCGAGTCAG GGTTGGAAGGGAAGGCACCGGAGATCCATCTTGCAAATAGACTGGATAGGGACACTAGTGGAGTAATGATCATAACCAAGTCGCATAAAGTAGCTGCCAAACTTGTTAAGGCGTTTACTGATCATAAAGTTTCGAAAACATACATTGCATGCTGCATTGGTTCAGCTCCGAAATGGGAAAGAATCACTGTTAAATCAGGTCATGGTCGGTCAAAGTTTGGGGCATGGAGGGTATATGCTGCTTCAGATGTAGGGAGGCCACTTCCAGGTGGATCGGTAGTCAGAGACATGGAGACATCGTTTGAAATTTTATCGATAAATGGACAAGGGTGCTTCAGAGAGCCATCTGAGTTTAGAATAGATGATGATAAGATCTTAGTGGTTGAAGAAAAAGCGGTAATAATAGATGGAGATGCAAAGAAGGATGAGATTCTGGTAATAGCACGTCCTCGGAGTGGAAGGACACACCAAATCCGGTTGCATTGCCAGTATCTTGGAATTTCGATAAGAGGGGATGTCAAGTATGAGGGTGTCTACGAGTGGAAAGGAACAACATATGGAGGTCATGAACTTCATGCAGAAAGCATGTCTTTGGACCACCCTATTACTGGTCTTCCTATATTGTTTCGAGCACCCCTACCATCTTGGGCCAACCAG TTGATTCAATTTGAAGGGAGCTAA
- the LOC101314477 gene encoding peptide chain release factor 2-like — MSSFLFRKRASFRCWVILYPNPKSKPQFGDLIKPPNFEIPRILDHGSSSFSPKTSRTLSGSLQNLKNSIGSGESFGLPSTCGLVRFYGTQAAEEPSTSDGLTVDRILHSEWSIHTEDESDWKSHAAAIAQSIHLIKKRLQWKKLMVRLDMLSVELNKPNLWDDPVHAGKISREHGSLMGKMKEVRAFEQELLEHVDMIKLAREENDAELESESMKALLEMRRTSKEKETQALLAGEQDPCSCYIEVQSGAGGTESNDWAAMVMQMYKMWAQRRGYKMTVVEEMPGEIAGIKRATIKVDGEYAFGYAKAEVGVHRLVRISPFDSNKRRHTSFAAVAVTPILGDVSAHVQINESDLRIERFRSGGSGGQHANTTDSAVRIVHIPTGITATCQNERSQHQNKASAMAVIQARVDQLEMARQTQKNAQYSQSLTDITWGSQIRSYVLQPYRMVKDLRTNYEVSDPDSVLEGDLDGFILSYLSASLDKDEDDR; from the exons ATGTCATCTTTCTTGTTCAGAAAACGAGCCAGCTTTAGATGCTGGGTGATTCTGTACCCAAACCCTAAATCCAAACCTCAATTTGGTGATCTGATTAAACCCCCAAATTTTGAAATTCCCAGGATTTTGGATCATGGATCTTCTTCATTTTCACCCAAAACCTCAAGAACCCTATCTGGGTCTCTCCAGAACCTCAAAAACTCAATTGGTTCTGGTGAAAGTTTTGGGCTTCCTTCAACTTGTGGCTTGGTTCGATTTTATGGGACTCAGGCAGCTGAGGAGCCTTCAACCTCTGATGGGCTCACAGTTGATCGGATACTACATAGTGAGTGGTCGATTCACACAGAGGATGAGAGTGATTGGAAGAGTCACGCTGCTGCAATTGCCCAATCCATTCATCTTATTAAGAAACGTTTACAG TGGAAGAAGTTGATGGTCAGGTTGGATATGTTATCAGTGGAGCTGAATAAGCCAAACCTTTGGGATGATCCTGTACATGCTGGGAAGATAAGCCGCGAACATGGTTCACTGATGGGTAAAATGAAAGAAGTGAGGGCATTTGAGCAGGAATTACTTGAGCATGTGGATATGATAAAGCTTGCTCGGGAAGAGAATGACGCGGAGTTGGAATCG GAATCCATGAAGGCTTTGCTTGAGATGAGAAGAACTTCAAAGGAGAAAGAGACCCAAGCTTTATTAGCTGGGGAGCAGGATCCTTGCTCATGTTATATAGAG GTGCAATCGGGAGCTGGGGGTACAGAGAGCAATGACTGGGCAGCAATGGTCATGCAGATGTATAAAATGTGGGCTCAACGCCGTGGATATAAAATGACTGTGGTGGAGGAAATGCCTGGTGAGATTGCGGGAATCAAG CGGGCAACTATCAAAGTTGATGGTGAATATGCTTTTGGATATGCCAAAGCAGAAGTAGGAGTGCACAGGTTGGTACGTATCTCACCTTTTGACAGTAATAAGCGCAGACATACTTCATTTGCTGCTGTTGCTGTGACTCCAATCCTGGGAGATGTATCTGCTCATGTGCAAATTAATGAATCTGATTTGCGCATCGAGCGTTTTCGTTCTGGGGGATCTGGAGGCCAGCATGCTAATACAACTGATAGTGCTGTGAGGATTGTTCACATTCCCACTGGAATAACTGCCACTTGTCAAAATGAAAG ATCACAGCATCAAAATAAGGCTTCAGCAATGGCTGTTATCCAGGCAAGAGTAGACCAGCTTGAAATGGCACGCCAGACTCAGAAGAATGCACAATATTCACAATCCCTTACCGATATAACCTGGGGAAGCCAGATTCGCAGCTACGTGCTCCAG CCATACCGCATGGTGAAAGATCTTAGAACCAACTATGAAGTCTCTGATCCTGATTCTGTCCTTGAAGGAGATCTAGACGGTTTTATCTTGAGTTATTTATCAGCTTCCTTGGATAAAGATGAAGATGACCGCTAA